The Paenibacillus sp. YPG26 genome includes a window with the following:
- a CDS encoding LuxR C-terminal-related transcriptional regulator, protein MSYKSYTSGLFYIISPAFKVSESNRFIAAGPFLVEGSREGMEADRIGEFLIRLDEIELDTRKNKMSKLYHLLSNKAKVETTYSIPERILEVIESLGDLDYNVVDYNQYNSKVLNDLLRIESFDFLGLALKNQDDVFVIKHICGEHVRHLADKKFYIGEGLLGKAVITGQNLYWSKGSDNHKAEFFNRHGVFPNHLFGFPIKEDETVVGMIFGGSFKDMDISKNLLKALNFIVHFISQRKTNNAKLRTYQYIEAVFYNWLELMDVTTYAKESKHVFYKILDFCQTVNNGKFTCFSSTNGDFMYRGDMSHDILTLHRDIAGRSANPSPVSLWVEQHCIHFYILMGQQQQGLFTIEFAENADLRQASCILGMVNTFFRQSGLESSNELPPHKDESIFEVLHSSMGEMNDKQYHATHLAMKVLSRLAAAVQISQEHTELLLNICRVLPYNQDYLVKRISHTPEWRLMQEMYTLPGRTDSEELSVSTKILGFIYIGIIKEDKKASWDFLDHDLKELCMSTLEACHDSSHECSGTTKVEIGHEQIEELTDLKSVILTLDLTNREKEILHLILEGLNNNEVGQYLKISVHTVKNHVTNIFKKLNVTDRVHAMAKIYRIKYGED, encoded by the coding sequence TTGTCGTACAAATCATATACGTCAGGCCTTTTCTATATCATTTCTCCTGCATTTAAAGTGAGTGAGTCTAACCGATTTATAGCTGCAGGGCCTTTCTTGGTTGAAGGCAGCCGTGAAGGAATGGAGGCTGACAGGATCGGAGAGTTCCTGATTAGGCTCGACGAAATTGAGTTGGATACCAGAAAAAATAAAATGTCAAAGTTATATCACCTGCTGTCAAATAAAGCTAAAGTGGAGACCACTTATTCAATACCTGAACGGATACTTGAGGTCATTGAATCATTAGGAGACCTGGATTATAACGTGGTGGACTACAACCAGTATAACTCCAAAGTACTGAACGACCTGCTCAGAATAGAATCCTTTGATTTCCTAGGCCTGGCTCTCAAGAATCAGGATGATGTATTTGTCATCAAGCATATCTGTGGTGAACATGTCCGGCATTTAGCTGACAAGAAATTTTATATCGGAGAAGGACTTCTCGGCAAAGCGGTTATAACAGGGCAGAATTTATACTGGAGTAAAGGCAGCGATAATCACAAGGCTGAATTCTTCAACAGACATGGTGTATTTCCGAATCATCTGTTCGGCTTTCCGATTAAGGAAGATGAGACTGTAGTTGGCATGATCTTCGGGGGCTCTTTCAAAGATATGGATATCAGCAAAAATTTACTTAAAGCGCTGAATTTCATTGTACATTTCATATCCCAGAGGAAGACAAATAACGCCAAGCTGCGAACTTATCAATATATCGAAGCTGTATTTTATAATTGGCTGGAATTAATGGATGTTACTACTTACGCCAAAGAAAGCAAGCATGTTTTTTATAAGATTTTGGATTTCTGTCAGACTGTAAATAACGGCAAGTTCACATGCTTCTCCTCAACGAATGGGGATTTCATGTACCGCGGAGATATGTCGCATGACATACTGACATTACACCGTGATATTGCAGGGCGCTCCGCGAATCCATCCCCGGTGAGCTTGTGGGTGGAACAACATTGTATACACTTTTATATACTTATGGGGCAACAGCAGCAGGGCCTCTTTACAATTGAATTTGCTGAGAATGCAGATTTGCGGCAAGCTTCCTGTATCCTTGGCATGGTGAATACATTTTTTAGACAGAGTGGACTGGAATCCTCTAATGAACTGCCTCCTCACAAGGATGAATCCATTTTTGAAGTTCTGCATTCGAGTATGGGGGAGATGAACGACAAGCAGTATCATGCCACTCATTTGGCAATGAAGGTACTAAGTAGGTTGGCGGCTGCTGTGCAAATATCACAGGAACATACAGAGCTGCTGCTAAATATTTGTAGAGTGCTCCCTTATAATCAGGACTATCTGGTTAAGCGTATCAGCCACACACCTGAATGGAGGCTAATGCAGGAAATGTATACCTTACCAGGCCGCACAGACTCTGAAGAGCTTAGTGTATCGACTAAAATCCTCGGATTCATATATATAGGGATTATCAAGGAAGATAAAAAGGCAAGCTGGGATTTCCTGGACCATGATCTAAAGGAATTATGCATGAGCACTCTTGAAGCTTGTCATGACTCTTCCCATGAATGTTCCGGTACCACTAAGGTGGAGATCGGCCATGAGCAGATTGAGGAATTAACAGATTTAAAGAGTGTGATTTTGACTTTGGATTTGACTAACAGGGAGAAGGAAATTTTACATTTGATCCTCGAGGGCCTGAATAATAATGAAGTAGGTCAATATTTGAAAATTAGCGTTCACACGGTTAAGAATCATGTGACCAACATCTTCAAGAAGCTAAATGTGACAGATCGCGTTCATGCGATGGCCAAAATATACCGGATCAAGTACGGCGAGGATTGA
- a CDS encoding SpoIIE family protein phosphatase: MRAGFVRTAASYNRSAEESEMQLLKNEKLMKRYKSLFDYNPHMISVLNEQGYITEVNQKLIDTIGYDATGMHFEDLLYDKKTSCAFDTFLQLKQGELIHESDVIKGKNGAPLHIHYKGIPVMVDDQCEGIFVVARDITNSKRMQMGIKKDLELASRIQRSLLCAPLNHESLRVSGSYQPASDIGGDMYVWYQIDDHRYGVLILDVMGHGISSALITMAMRSLLEPIIMRYRTPHAVMAQLNRYMYKLFTENTSTARFLTSIYVLINTRKQEMEYINAGHPPGLLLHEGESYSLDSGSPPLGLSETMTFSSVKIPYFNNSRLLLYTDGLLDYLDETSVKGAIGRMQAYFIQNDQSETEDYLNEVLQTRDFHFDHDDVTILKIDFL; the protein is encoded by the coding sequence ATGAGAGCCGGATTTGTCAGAACAGCGGCTTCCTATAACCGAAGTGCGGAAGAGTCTGAGATGCAGCTCCTGAAGAATGAAAAGTTAATGAAGCGATACAAATCCCTGTTTGATTATAATCCTCATATGATTAGCGTACTTAATGAACAGGGCTACATCACGGAGGTCAATCAGAAATTAATTGACACAATCGGATATGACGCTACGGGAATGCATTTTGAAGACCTGTTATATGACAAGAAGACCTCTTGTGCCTTCGATACTTTTCTCCAGTTAAAACAAGGAGAGCTAATTCATGAATCTGATGTAATCAAAGGCAAGAACGGGGCTCCGCTTCATATCCATTACAAAGGTATTCCTGTTATGGTCGATGATCAATGTGAAGGGATATTTGTAGTGGCAAGGGATATTACGAACAGCAAAAGAATGCAGATGGGAATCAAGAAGGACCTGGAGCTGGCTTCCCGAATCCAGAGAAGTCTTCTATGTGCACCTCTTAATCATGAAAGTCTCCGTGTCTCTGGGTCTTATCAGCCAGCATCGGATATCGGCGGAGACATGTATGTGTGGTATCAAATTGATGACCATCGGTATGGTGTCCTTATACTGGATGTTATGGGGCACGGAATATCTTCTGCCTTAATTACAATGGCTATGAGGTCTTTGCTGGAACCTATTATTATGAGGTACAGAACCCCTCATGCTGTCATGGCTCAACTGAACAGATACATGTATAAATTGTTTACTGAGAATACAAGCACTGCCCGGTTCCTAACTTCAATCTATGTATTAATTAATACCAGAAAACAGGAAATGGAGTATATTAACGCAGGTCACCCGCCAGGCCTTCTGCTTCATGAAGGAGAATCCTATTCCCTGGATTCCGGTTCACCGCCGCTCGGGCTCTCTGAAACCATGACTTTTTCTAGTGTTAAGATACCCTATTTCAATAATTCGAGACTGCTATTATATACAGATGGTTTGTTAGACTATCTTGATGAGACCTCGGTTAAAGGGGCTATTGGTAGAATGCAAGCTTATTTCATCCAGAATGATCAATCAGAAACGGAAGATTATCTAAATGAAGTGCTGCAAACAAGGGATTTCCACTTTGATCATGATGATGTGACCATATTAAAAATAGATTTCTTATAA
- a CDS encoding STAS domain-containing protein, protein MTYIHPDVPGILEIEHEITIKNTDEFRERMEKFLLESGSSLILDLDKVMYLNSSALGIIAHSAMSAKQHNKELVIAGIKPPINEIFEIVKFNAFMELFATRQEALEYFNHQEPKR, encoded by the coding sequence ATGACATATATTCATCCCGATGTACCCGGGATCCTTGAAATTGAACATGAGATCACCATCAAGAATACGGATGAGTTCCGGGAGAGAATGGAGAAATTCCTACTGGAGTCGGGAAGCTCTCTGATACTTGATTTGGATAAAGTCATGTATTTGAACAGCTCTGCGCTTGGAATTATCGCCCACTCCGCTATGAGCGCCAAGCAGCATAATAAGGAGCTGGTCATTGCCGGCATTAAGCCCCCTATTAACGAGATTTTTGAAATAGTAAAATTCAATGCATTCATGGAGCTGTTTGCTACCAGACAAGAGGCCCTAGAATATTTCAACCATCAGGAACCCAAACGATGA
- a CDS encoding ATP-binding protein, producing the protein MNHTMKDIKSKDDIADAMEITANLARKCGCSYPQTLKLQLVTEEACMNAYEYCQEQTHSSFQICWSFRNKKFEIVVRQTGGTITLLQKNDVNVGLRGRGLTLILSLLDQVEVRKVNQFVELYMMKEIGEQQ; encoded by the coding sequence ATGAATCACACCATGAAGGACATTAAGTCGAAAGACGATATTGCAGATGCAATGGAAATTACTGCAAATCTGGCACGGAAGTGTGGATGCTCCTATCCGCAGACGTTGAAACTCCAATTGGTAACAGAAGAAGCATGCATGAACGCGTATGAGTACTGTCAGGAGCAGACCCACTCTTCTTTTCAAATCTGCTGGTCGTTCAGAAATAAGAAATTTGAAATTGTAGTGAGGCAGACAGGGGGAACGATCACGCTGCTTCAAAAGAACGATGTGAATGTAGGACTCCGGGGCAGAGGGCTAACCTTAATTCTTAGCCTGCTGGATCAAGTAGAGGTTAGAAAGGTCAATCAATTCGTGGAATTATATATGATGAAGGAAATAGGTGAGCAACAATGA
- a CDS encoding chemotaxis response regulator protein-glutamate methylesterase — protein sequence MEKRYGVLVVDDSAFMRKTISSMIEDSPDFFVIGRARNGVDAIDKVKRFKPAIVTLDIEMPELNGLETLEILMNEYPVPVVMLSNGADSTLEAFELGAVDFVIKEQLIQQNDGLLLEDFYRRLTAAATAKLPTPLKKTAEEASPVEIIKEAPHQKNNSNKDILIIGSSTGGPAALQTILTRFPAELSVPVLVIQHMPPGFTKPLADRFDGLCSLRVKEAEHNEILQPGTIYIAPAGLQTTLKKNVEGEYIVRLKITSNIETLYKPSIDVTLLSIAAEAGVGLLTVILTGMGDDGLRGCTSVKKSGGMILAESEETCIVYGMPKVVFEAGLVDKQLPLPLIFNQIMTIVYN from the coding sequence ATGGAGAAACGATATGGCGTTCTGGTTGTGGACGATTCAGCTTTTATGCGCAAGACCATTAGCTCGATGATAGAAGACAGCCCCGATTTCTTTGTGATTGGCAGAGCGAGGAATGGGGTGGACGCCATCGACAAAGTGAAGCGCTTTAAGCCAGCCATCGTCACCTTGGATATCGAAATGCCGGAATTAAATGGTCTGGAAACGCTGGAAATCCTGATGAATGAGTACCCCGTTCCGGTTGTTATGTTAAGCAACGGCGCAGATTCCACATTGGAAGCATTTGAATTGGGTGCAGTTGATTTTGTGATAAAAGAGCAGCTAATTCAGCAGAATGATGGTCTTTTATTAGAAGATTTCTACCGTAGATTAACTGCGGCTGCGACCGCAAAATTACCAACCCCGCTAAAAAAGACTGCGGAGGAAGCTTCTCCTGTTGAAATCATCAAAGAAGCGCCGCACCAAAAGAATAACAGCAATAAAGATATTCTTATCATCGGAAGCTCAACCGGCGGCCCGGCGGCACTACAGACCATTCTGACACGCTTTCCGGCAGAGCTAAGTGTTCCGGTGCTGGTCATTCAGCACATGCCCCCCGGGTTCACGAAGCCTTTAGCAGACAGGTTCGATGGCCTATGCAGCCTAAGGGTCAAAGAAGCCGAGCACAATGAAATATTACAGCCCGGGACTATTTATATAGCTCCTGCAGGGCTGCAGACCACCTTGAAAAAAAACGTTGAAGGTGAGTATATTGTCAGACTAAAAATCACCTCCAATATTGAAACTCTGTACAAGCCATCAATTGATGTCACTCTGTTATCTATAGCTGCTGAAGCAGGGGTGGGGCTCTTAACCGTAATTTTGACCGGAATGGGTGATGATGGTCTTAGAGGCTGCACCTCTGTTAAAAAGTCCGGGGGAATGATATTGGCGGAATCCGAAGAAACCTGCATTGTATATGGCATGCCAAAGGTAGTATTTGAAGCGGGTCTGGTAGATAAGCAGCTTCCCCTGCCGCTCATATTCAATCAAATTATGACCATTGTATACAATTAG
- a CDS encoding protein-glutamate O-methyltransferase CheR — translation MENFALNHLADLVYDYCGLNYLDNLTSLEMKIQKRLTELKMNTLWSYIRYLEANKAEWDTLVEILTINETYFYREDKQLTVYQNEVLPLLKANNFNQPIKVWSAACSTGEEPYSLAMTNMDSGICQPSDVTIIGTDINKKVLGTAEKGIYSKRSLSFRRIPQRWLGDYFHETPEAYQIKETVKDMVSFDYTNLLDEESMRRKAGFDVIFCRNVLIYFDTETVKKVVTHFYQSLKKGGFLFLGHAEIISNLDIGFDTINTNGTFYYRKG, via the coding sequence ATGGAGAACTTTGCACTGAATCATTTAGCAGACCTGGTATATGATTACTGCGGCTTGAACTATCTTGATAATCTTACGTCTCTTGAAATGAAAATACAAAAAAGGTTAACCGAGTTAAAGATGAACACCTTATGGAGTTATATTCGTTATTTAGAGGCTAACAAGGCCGAGTGGGATACTCTGGTGGAGATTCTTACAATTAACGAGACTTATTTCTATCGTGAAGATAAACAGCTCACCGTCTATCAGAATGAAGTTCTGCCATTGCTAAAAGCTAACAACTTCAATCAGCCCATAAAGGTATGGAGTGCAGCCTGTTCAACTGGCGAGGAACCCTATTCCCTCGCTATGACGAATATGGATTCAGGAATCTGCCAGCCAAGTGATGTCACCATCATAGGAACAGATATCAATAAGAAGGTACTTGGAACAGCGGAGAAAGGCATATATAGCAAGAGATCGCTTTCGTTCCGGAGAATCCCGCAGAGGTGGCTTGGAGACTACTTCCACGAGACACCGGAAGCTTATCAAATCAAGGAGACTGTCAAAGATATGGTCTCGTTTGATTATACGAATTTGCTGGATGAAGAAAGTATGCGGAGAAAGGCAGGCTTTGACGTAATCTTTTGCCGGAATGTACTCATCTATTTTGATACAGAAACCGTTAAAAAGGTTGTCACCCATTTTTATCAGTCCTTGAAAAAAGGTGGGTTTCTATTTCTCGGCCATGCTGAGATTATCTCAAACCTGGATATCGGGTTTGATACGATTAACACCAATGGGACCTTTTATTACCGGAAGGGGTGA
- a CDS encoding methyl-accepting chemotaxis protein: MSFFNKSKVQKEQIIKSTVGLEQGLSQLTEVIRQLTEGNEHQASSLDQSSRMVTTLTTSIKGVVSNAESLSASNRSAFRLLEDISESLKGLDSNVGSSSSSLEEITAALEEMASQIKGVAGNAEHLTKSAVSVSSSIQEIAASIQQVSGNSESTTSSVERIAVSMEQMSKSILGVSTNSESLTQSATSMYNTIQEFALSVKASASNSEKTGSSVEQISKSMEEMARSVNGVNENAGSLTGSAVKLSQSIQEMAISIQQVAGNADSTSRSVEEVSAISEEMAASIEQVAKNAERLTLSAIETNNGVQEVAASIEQVAQNSLSTSASVEEVSAAIEEMGSQIKGVAGNAEVLAVSVETTSAAIEELGASIQQVSGNAGSTASSVEQISASVEQMGKSIMNVAGNAENLTENAKGTSEAIQEMAASIQQVAGNARSTAGSVEEVSAAIEEMGSQIKGVAQNADSLNTSTLEVSAAIQQLAASVQQVSGNAQNTASSVEQVSASIEQMGKSIKGVSVNAENLTKSANETSDSIQEMAASIQQVAVNAENVNRLTSAAVHDAQNGREAVLESVDGMKEIGEVIQRASTVMQSLGKSSDEIGSIIEVIDDIAEQTNLLALNAAIEAARAGEHGKGFSVVADEVRKLAERSASATKEIAGLIKGIQAETTDAIKAIEIGEQKVESGYKLSDRASDAINKIVQGVENITVEISQITTATSEQATQSQDIVKSIENVTNQASQVTQATIEQAAGVEEIIKGVINARGQVKQITDVTIEQSVQSQQVVSSVESMTLQVEQVTQAVKEQAAGVEDIIKGVINAREQVKQITSAAEEQTKHAQNIVRLVVDVTDQALLVTNATNEQTTAVEEIIQGVRNSREQVRQITAATGEQATQAKSIISEVASMVDQTRQVTEAVKEQAAGVEDIIRSIVNAREQVKQITTATQEQARQTQQIVVSMLNVTDQAEQVTRATEEQKASTIEVLKGVVNAREQVREITQAMEEQAKQAAELVQGVENVTSQASQVKDAVTEQAAGIREINTEVAQAREQVMQMTASAKEQTLNVESIVASVGSVAEQAGLVTKAMVEQTGEAEGIAKDIIMAKEQMLQINQAVENQARESATIVSITEEIASQAEIVSQSTKEQTANMDDIVKSITSIGGEMQKMTKAVQELTEDSGNVVSKMEHAQKQADEVTEAAKVQTDAVKNVESMITEVTHSVSRSGKEIASAARTADQLNNQRGQIAQTLSLASNY, from the coding sequence ATGAGTTTTTTTAACAAATCGAAAGTACAAAAAGAGCAAATTATAAAATCTACGGTAGGTCTCGAACAGGGACTATCGCAACTAACAGAAGTAATTAGACAGCTCACGGAGGGAAATGAGCACCAGGCTTCCTCGCTGGATCAAAGCAGCCGAATGGTGACCACGCTGACTACTTCAATTAAGGGCGTAGTGTCTAATGCGGAGAGCTTAAGCGCCTCCAACCGCAGTGCTTTTCGGTTACTGGAGGACATATCGGAGTCTCTCAAAGGTCTTGATTCGAATGTGGGAAGCAGCTCATCTTCTCTTGAAGAAATCACAGCGGCTCTTGAAGAGATGGCCAGCCAGATCAAAGGAGTAGCTGGAAATGCCGAGCATCTCACGAAATCCGCCGTAAGTGTATCAAGCTCTATTCAAGAGATCGCGGCTTCCATCCAGCAGGTCTCCGGGAATTCAGAGAGCACAACCTCGTCTGTAGAGAGAATCGCGGTCTCCATGGAACAGATGAGTAAGTCGATACTGGGTGTATCTACAAATTCAGAGAGCCTGACACAATCCGCAACGTCAATGTACAATACGATCCAGGAATTTGCCTTGTCTGTAAAAGCATCCGCAAGCAATTCAGAGAAGACTGGCTCATCGGTTGAGCAAATCTCTAAATCCATGGAAGAGATGGCCCGTTCGGTTAATGGAGTTAATGAGAATGCCGGGAGCTTAACCGGTTCAGCAGTGAAATTAAGTCAGTCTATTCAGGAAATGGCCATCTCTATACAGCAGGTTGCGGGCAATGCGGACAGCACATCCAGATCGGTAGAAGAGGTATCCGCTATCAGTGAAGAAATGGCCGCTTCAATTGAGCAAGTCGCCAAGAATGCTGAGAGACTTACTTTATCGGCAATAGAGACCAATAACGGTGTTCAGGAAGTGGCTGCATCTATTGAGCAGGTAGCTCAGAATTCATTAAGCACATCGGCATCCGTAGAGGAAGTCTCTGCGGCCATCGAGGAGATGGGGAGTCAAATTAAAGGTGTGGCTGGAAATGCCGAGGTATTGGCTGTCTCAGTCGAAACCACCAGTGCTGCGATAGAAGAGCTAGGAGCCTCCATTCAGCAGGTATCAGGAAACGCGGGGAGTACGGCGAGCTCTGTAGAACAAATATCAGCTTCCGTTGAGCAAATGGGCAAATCGATCATGAATGTGGCCGGAAATGCCGAGAACTTAACAGAAAATGCAAAGGGCACAAGTGAAGCAATTCAGGAAATGGCCGCTTCTATTCAGCAGGTGGCAGGTAATGCCCGGAGTACGGCAGGATCGGTAGAAGAGGTATCCGCTGCAATTGAAGAAATGGGAAGCCAGATTAAGGGGGTTGCGCAGAATGCTGATTCCCTTAATACCTCCACACTTGAAGTATCGGCTGCCATTCAGCAGTTGGCCGCTTCTGTGCAGCAGGTGTCAGGTAATGCACAGAACACGGCGAGTTCAGTTGAGCAGGTGTCCGCATCCATTGAGCAAATGGGCAAATCGATCAAAGGGGTGTCGGTTAACGCTGAGAACCTGACCAAATCGGCAAATGAGACCAGCGATTCCATTCAGGAGATGGCTGCATCGATCCAACAGGTCGCGGTCAATGCAGAGAATGTGAACAGACTAACTTCAGCAGCCGTACATGATGCTCAAAACGGCCGGGAAGCAGTGCTTGAATCGGTTGATGGCATGAAGGAGATCGGAGAGGTTATTCAACGGGCTTCCACAGTAATGCAAAGCCTGGGTAAAAGCTCGGACGAGATAGGCAGTATCATTGAAGTTATTGATGACATTGCGGAGCAAACGAATCTGCTTGCCTTGAACGCCGCCATTGAAGCCGCGCGTGCTGGCGAACATGGCAAAGGATTCAGTGTAGTTGCTGATGAAGTGCGCAAGCTTGCGGAGAGATCGGCTTCGGCAACGAAAGAAATTGCCGGACTTATTAAAGGCATTCAAGCCGAAACTACGGATGCCATCAAGGCCATTGAGATAGGCGAGCAAAAAGTGGAAAGCGGATATAAGCTGTCGGATCGGGCTAGTGATGCGATCAACAAGATTGTTCAGGGCGTTGAGAATATAACAGTCGAAATCTCCCAGATCACAACTGCCACCTCAGAACAAGCCACCCAGTCTCAGGATATAGTGAAGTCGATTGAGAATGTGACGAATCAGGCCTCTCAGGTTACACAGGCAACGATTGAACAAGCCGCGGGTGTTGAAGAAATCATCAAAGGTGTGATCAATGCCAGAGGGCAAGTGAAACAGATCACAGATGTGACCATCGAGCAATCCGTGCAATCACAGCAGGTCGTAAGCTCAGTAGAGAGCATGACGCTTCAGGTTGAACAGGTTACGCAGGCAGTCAAGGAGCAAGCAGCTGGCGTCGAAGATATTATTAAAGGTGTCATCAACGCAAGAGAGCAAGTGAAACAGATTACGTCTGCTGCCGAGGAGCAGACTAAGCATGCCCAGAACATTGTACGTCTGGTGGTTGATGTTACAGATCAGGCACTGCTTGTTACAAATGCAACGAATGAACAGACTACAGCTGTTGAAGAGATCATACAGGGTGTGAGAAACTCACGTGAGCAGGTAAGGCAGATTACAGCCGCGACGGGTGAGCAGGCGACGCAAGCAAAATCAATTATCTCTGAAGTTGCCAGCATGGTGGATCAGACGAGACAGGTCACTGAGGCTGTGAAGGAACAAGCAGCTGGTGTTGAAGACATTATTCGAAGTATTGTTAACGCACGTGAACAGGTGAAGCAGATTACTACTGCCACACAAGAACAAGCCAGACAAACCCAGCAAATTGTGGTATCCATGCTAAATGTAACGGATCAAGCTGAGCAAGTGACCCGGGCGACCGAGGAACAAAAGGCGAGCACGATCGAGGTACTTAAGGGAGTAGTAAATGCCAGAGAACAGGTAAGAGAAATTACACAGGCTATGGAAGAGCAAGCGAAGCAAGCGGCGGAGCTGGTTCAAGGCGTAGAGAACGTAACCAGTCAAGCCAGCCAGGTTAAGGACGCGGTAACAGAGCAGGCTGCAGGAATAAGAGAGATTAATACAGAAGTGGCGCAGGCCCGCGAACAAGTCATGCAGATGACAGCCTCAGCCAAGGAGCAGACCCTTAATGTGGAGAGTATTGTTGCTTCGGTGGGAAGTGTCGCTGAGCAGGCTGGTCTGGTTACAAAGGCAATGGTTGAACAGACTGGTGAAGCTGAGGGCATTGCGAAGGACATTATCATGGCCAAAGAACAAATGCTGCAGATCAATCAGGCTGTGGAGAACCAGGCAAGAGAATCCGCAACAATCGTGTCTATTACCGAAGAAATAGCGTCACAAGCAGAGATCGTGTCCCAATCTACGAAGGAGCAGACAGCTAACATGGATGATATTGTGAAGAGCATTACATCCATAGGTGGCGAGATGCAGAAGATGACCAAGGCAGTGCAAGAATTGACCGAAGATAGCGGGAATGTGGTCAGTAAGATGGAACATGCCCAGAAGCAAGCAGATGAGGTAACTGAGGCAGCGAAAGTCCAGACGGATGCAGTGAAGAATGTGGAGAGTATGATCACCGAGGTCACCCATTCTGTGAGCAGGTCTGGCAAGGAAATAGCCAGTGCGGCTAGAACCGCTGATCAGCTCAATAATCAAAGAGGGCAGATAGCACAAACACTTTCGCTCGCTTCTAATTATTAA